ACACAGAGTTGGATGTGTGattgtttattttacaaataattataTGTAAATGCAAACCCTATGAAGTTATTAATGTTATACTTTAAAGGTGAAAGCTGTGAAGTTATTCTTCACACCTGAAGATACTGATGACCCTGTAAACAATGCAAAAAGATACTTTCTTCAAACTGGTATGTCCAGGTAAACTGTCTATGTATTTATTCAGGGTCCGTATTGTGAGGGAATAAGGTGTTGCTGCCCAGAGagatactttttattttgttgctgctttATACCACTTATAGCTTATTCCTTGGATCTCAGCAGAGTTGCACAGTTAAAAATGAGATGAGGATGAGGCTCTAAATTTGCAAAATAGTGGAAAACTAATGTACTTAAGCTGCAAGACAGTATAGAAACAACCACTGCGTGGCATATGCTGGAAAAGACCAAGACTAAGATAATTTTATCCAAACAATTTTAGCCTTCTTCCATCTGtctgcttttgaaatgtaaaattctTTTCACTAATAAAGGAAGTATACAGGATTGAGGGTCCCAGCTCATACTCAACATTTAACACGTGTGGTCATATAATTTTTTGAGATTTCTGTAACAATCTTAGCTCTTGTTTTTTGCACCTTTGGGCTTTGCTTTTACATCTCTTTAATTAGGTATCTCTTCCATGGCTCTCCTGTGCTCTACCTTCTTTGTGTCTTGAactaaaatgaacaaaatatgtCAAAGGCAGAAGTGTGCTGAATAAAATGCTCTGCCATATCTATTGTTTTTATCATTCAACTTAACTTTCTCTCCAAAACTAAAAATTTGAAGTTGCTCTCAACTtcatatgttttttcttttcaaatattccACATCTATTAGCCTTTCTATCACTGTAGATTGACAGGACAACTATGATGTATAGTTTCAAGAGGCACAgatatgtttcattttataaacAATGTAAGATGAATCATTCTGTGGTATATGTTGCTGTATGATGCATGGAAAGACATTGATGTGGACCCTGAAAAAAGCTGCTTGccttttcctgaaagcaaaaggtAAAAGGCTACTACAGAAGGCTTCATCACATAATCAATTGTAAtgataaaatatgtaaaaatttaAGTTTACATAAacttattaaattaaattaattaatttaaaaattaagtataCAACATTTGTATAATGTAGTAAAAATCtgattaaatgtattttcatcttGTTTGAGGCTCAGACTTCCCAGTGGCCAATGCAATTTGCAGCTTTAAGATAAAGATGTGGGGTTTGCCCCCTATGAAATACATGTTCTCAAATGATGTGAAGTAGAGCTTTAATGTTCTTTTATACCTTGGTTTTTACTTTCAGTCACCTAACCTAAAAAAAACATTGGAGTGATGAAGTAAGTCtcaataagaaataaataatgcaaactATTCTGAATAACTGAATGACAGCTAGTTTAGTTTATACTTCATGAAATAGAGTAGAATTCATGGGACTGTGTTGATATGCATGTAAGATGAAGTTTGTCTAACATGACACattgaaggaaaggaaataataacCTAGAAGTCAGCATAAAGAAGTTAGACTGACACTATTTTTTTGTACCTGATGATTTAATCTTcttaagtgtatttttttttgacaggtaatatttgaaaaatcaggGATTACTTACatggttatttttgtttatatcaGAAGATGCAAAAGGCACACTCGTGATGCTGCCAGAATTTAAAGTGAGAGAGAAGATGTTGCTACGAGCTTTAAATCGCTATGGTGTAAATCATGAAGGTTGTACCAAAGGATGGCTCAATATTCCCCATTCCATGCGCATATTCTATGTCCATGCTTATTGCAGTAAAATTTGGAATGAAGCAGCATCATATAGGCTGAAGATTTATGGTTCAAAAGTTGTTGAGGGTGATCTTgtcttctcagaagaaaaagatgaaagcgTTTCCCTGAATGACAAGGTGAGTCttcacaaaacatttcttatcaaaaaaaaaaccacaccaccttaatgcatttaaatacaTACTCAGAAGTATTCTAATACTTTCATTTTGGttcattcattaaaatatttaatattgaCAAAGGTGAAAAAAACGGTTTTGATTTACTGTAAATAAGCATATAAGCTAGATGTATATTAGCAGCTTTTATCTGTTCTGACCATTTTATTCAAGTGAGAAGAAGGAACAGAATGTCAGAATTTATATATGCAAGAATTTAGCCTGCATGGTATATAATACTCTTCTTAGGATCTGACTGGGGAAAACCTTCACAGTGGATTCCAGGTGTGCTGGTATTATCAGTCAGGCCAGATCAGAGTTTTGCTCTCCAGGTCAGACCTTCCCATTATATATATTAATGAATGTAGGCCCATGGTGAAAGGTGGCCTCAGACTGAATTGGTAATCTTGTTGCAACTACACAGTCAAAGCATGTTTAGCACAATTTCACTTACTCAGACAATTAAAATAGATTGACAGTGGGTCTAAACTGTTAGCAACTGATCAAAAAATGCAGCAGTATTCTTGGGAATGTAGTAAAGGGCAAGGGTGTGCTTCTGCTTGCCCACAGCACCACCTGGGTGCTCCATGTGGAGCCATGGGCAAGCCAATGAGCAAAAGCCAACAGTGGAGTGTCTGGTCCCAGGTCTTGGCATGCTGAAGTTCATTCTGAAGCCATCTCTTCTTTCAGGGTTAGCATACCTTTTTCTTATTGTGGAAGCAGttgggtctcttctcccaagtaacaagtgataggacaagaggaagtgGCCTTaagttgtgccagggaggtttagactggatattaggaaaaatttcttcactgtaaAGGTTGACAAGCATTGGCAGAGGCTGCCCgggagtcaccatccctggaggtatttaaaagctgtgtaggtgtggtgcttggggacatggtttagtggtggacttggcagtgctagattaacggttggactcaatgatcttaagaGTCTTTTACAACttaaacgattctatgattctgtcttTCTCCTGATCATCAGATAAAGCATAGCATTTTGTAGTGTTTTACTGAAGAATAAATAGGTGTGTGCATAGGCAGAGTGTATCTCATTTCTTTTGGGTGAACATCTTACAAATTTGAAAGCAAGAGTACTTGAAAAGTTACTGAATAACTTCCAGTCCCTGTAGAGTAGCTTCTGTTTccattgtgatttttttttcaacaatatTTCTGAGAGTGAATGTTAATAAAATAAGTAGATCAAATGAAATGAAGAGCAGAGGTATCAACTTCAGTATTAGGTTATTGAGTTTAATACAGATATATTcttaatataaaacatttttcttagtatttttgCCTTTGCTGATGTTGCACAAAATTGCATTGGCACAGTTAACTTCAAACTCAAAGTTAACTGTTTAACTTCAGCACTTCAAAGAATGTGAGTTTGGAGTGATAGTTTGCTAATTAGTGGTAGCTAGCATCAGTAAATATTGCAATGTCATTTACCAGTAAATAGATTACTTTATAGTAAGCACCTCTACTATTTTTCACACCTGAAATAGGTAATTGTCCTTATAGCAGTCAAATAACCTTAGAATCCTTTACCAGTTTGGAAGTGCAGTGCATAATTCCTAAAATAAAGtgtgtgctttatttttaaaaaagttattttttcttcttaaatgtcTTGTTAGGTTCATGTAGTCACTGCTGCAGAAGAGTCAGCTAGCAAATACTCTATAAACCAAGTAAGTCTTTATGAAACATTCAGAGCTATTGATCTCTTTAtttgattaaaatgttttgttttaaaaataatgtcatcAAGCTGACTGGCGCAGTCTTCTTCCTTACCAGAATGcacattaaagaaaacacatgtgAACTAACCTCCACTCTCACAACAAAcaagaggagaaaatatttactttgtaATAGAAAACTAAGTACAGTGTCATTTGCAATATGGCAATATTTGTCTTTAAACTGCATGtaaacactttgaaaaatttTTCAGTCTACTGGAAAAACATTCAAGAGCCGTTGACGTTCTAATTTCTGAAGGTTCAGAGTGCATAGCTGTGAAGTCTTACACAGGCAACTTAATGTCTTTATTGCTGTATCTTTCCAACAAGCAAGGAAATTCATGTTAGTATATTTCTACTTTGTTTTAGGAATCCTGAtacattgattattttttctgccttaatTACATCCAAGAAACCTGCCTTGCATGCTTTATTTCACAAGAGAAGCTGCTCTTTTACTATTTGAGGCTCCAAACCACAAGATTTAGACACATTTAGAATTGTAATCATGTTTATTTAAAGGGGAATTTGTGGCctttatttcaaatatgtttgttgttttgttttttctttgaaggtgGTTCTTCCAATGGTGGGACATAGTATCAAGTATCCCAGCAATAAAGTTGGGCAATGGTACCATGAAAGGCTTTCTAAGGATGAGCTGCAGATGTGCAAATTCAGAGTGGCTCCATTACAACTGAATATACCTGGATGCTACAGACCCATTTTGAAAACCGTTCAGAATCTGTCATATTTTCTGGAAGGTGGTGAAAAAGGAATCAAAATTGAAGGCAACCATCTGCATGAATCAAAAGCCTCTCTTCATATATCATTTGACCTTGATCCTTCATGTTATGCAACAGTCTGTCTgagagaaataatgaaatgtaaCTTTTAAGATTCCAGTTAATGAAAGATTGCAGGATTATTATGCAATGGTGATAGTTTATGCATCATGCCAAGAAAATAAGGGAGAATAACAGGTTCGAGGCAGTAACAGGAAAAATTGGTAGATTTCGGTTCATactcattaggaaaaaaacctaccaaaatCCTTTGGAATGTTCCAAAAACATTCCAAAGCCTAAATGCAAACGCTTGGATTCAGTGGGCTAAAACTATGTGTTATGCCAGGCAGATCTAACTGAACTTAAAGAAGCCATGGGCTGCAAGCATGAATTTCATATTTGCATAGACATCTGACTTGCAAAGTTAAatcctggaaaaaatatttgcagcaaacaaatgtatcttttatttcatagtcattttttaaaaaatggcttaTACTAAATGCTGTTCAAGCAATGTTAAAACTTTGCAGCCTACAGGTATCTAACTGGAAAGAGGTTTGTACTGAGTTTTGCGAAGTATGTTGTTTTCATTGCGTTCAGGCACCAGATGTTAAAAGGTAAAAGTGCTGAGTCAACATAACCAGTCATCTGATACTTCATCAGACATTTGATGAATCCTCCAACTGAAGTTAAAGCTGAACATTTCAGGATTAAGTAGTGCGTAGCTGTTACTGTCTATTCAAATAAGCTTATCAGGACAAGGTAATTAACATAACTGCAAAACCATGTATAATATTACCAAACCCCTGTTTTATTGTTTACAGGATACGGACTGTTCCTGTTACTGTGAAGCCttacagtaggaaaaaaatgttaatggaaTTGTCCCTGGAAAAagacttttatatttttttcttaattaaataaaGCAGTTAACTTTCATAAAATGAGTGGATTTGTGGAAAAAAGGAGAGCAGAAAATGTCATTTACCTTGACTTTAGGAAGGtgtttgacactgtcccacaaTATTTTTGAAACCAAGTTAGGACATGGTCTGGGTAGGTGGACAGCCAGATGAGTAAACAAGTGATTGGATGATGAGACTCGGAGTGGTGGTTAATGGGTCATACCCTACCTGAAGTGAGTACCGCTGGGATCTCTTCTGGGCCCCATCCTGTTAATGCCTTTGTCAGTGACCTGGAGGAGGGAGTAGAGTTCATCCTCGtcaaatttgcagatgacaccaaattAAGGGAACAAATGGATACTCTGGAGGAGCAGGATGCCATTCAGGGCAACCTAGACGTGCTGGAAGAACAGGCCAACAGGAACCATGTGCAGTCAGCAAGGACAAATGCAAAGTGCTGCCTCTGGGAAGGAagcacccctgcagcagcccgggctggggagggacaggctggggagcagctctgggggAGTTGCCCTGGGGGCCCAGTGGGCAGCTGCACATGGGCCCGCTGTGTGCCTTGGCAGCAAGGAtggccagcagcctcctgggaTGTGTTAGCAGGGACACAACCAGTAGATCAAGGGAAAGGATTAGGTCTCATTTTTCAGCACTTGTTGGACCACGTTTAACTTTTATATTCAGTTTTGATCCCCAGCACAAGACATGTCAAAAACCGGAGCAAGTTCAGCAAAGGGCTTCCAAGCTGTCCGGGGATTGGGGCGTTTGCCATttgaggagaggctgaaggaACTGGGCTCTTCAACATGGAGAAGAGATGGCTTGGGGGGAAACCAACAGGAGCTTACTGGTACCTGTGAGGGGGTTAGCAAGAGCGGGGCTTTTCATAGTGGTGCATGGCAGGCGGAGACAATGAGCataaactgaaatgagaaattCAGACTGgttaaaaggaaatacttttccCCCATGAAGACAGTCAGGCagcagaacaggctgcccagaggctgtGCATTCTCCATCTAAGCAGGTTTCCAAGATGCAGAGGGATAAAGCTCTGAGTAGCCTGGTCTGAACCCAGGCAACCCTGTTTTGTGGAGGTCTCTCTGGACTAGAGACCAGACGCCTCTTCCAACCTGGATTACCTTGTTACCCTCAGCAGAGTATTGCAAATGTTTATTTACTCTGTAGGTGGCAGTATGACTTAAAACTAAAATGGAAAAGTCTAGTCGTTGTTACTGAGCAAGAATTagtaatataaattaaattatgtttatGGCATCAGtctttcagttgttgctaacAGCTGAGTAAAATAAATCTCCCAAGGCTGATAAACAGACCTAGAACTAtaggaacaggaaaaatagaaatatagaaatataaatCACATTATTTTAACACATATAAACTGCATAGCCATGAAGGACCCAGATAACTCATTGTCTTAAATAAGAGGATTATGCTGTATGTCTGTATAAGTAATTCAAAATCTGACCCTTAGCTTTTTATATGGGAAAACAGACTAAAACAAACAATAGCTACAGAGCCACTGTGGGCAACAGAATGTTTGCTCTATTACAATGCTTGCTCTGCACCTTGAGTTTATGGTATACAGCCAAACTGATTGAAAAATCCATTTCCCTGCCATGATTCATCTGAGACAGCTTTGttcctgtctttgcttttcagtatcACCTCCTCTGTCTTCCACCTGCCCTTAGAAAAAACCCCTcttctgcaaaattatttttaactcaaGTTGTTTTGGTACAGCGCAGCTCAAAAAAGAGTTGTCCTGTCACCACTGACACGGTAATGTGCTCCAGTGCAGACAGGAAGCTGCATGCAGTTACAAAGACCAGAAGAAATAGCACTGAAGTTCTATTTAAAGAGACTATTGTGGTTGTCTTCGATATGGCTCGAAACAGCCTTGAAAACCATCTCATCACATGCAAGATTTGAATACAGAAACTATTAAAAATTGAGCTTTCATTTGGAAAACACAAAAGGTCAGATTAAAAGGTTTTTGGCTGAAAGGcacactattttaaaataaaacataagaaGATGGTCTTAAAAAGAGTTCCTTTATAAGCATTTTAGGCTCATTTGTCAGTATTTCTATTGAACACTAAATGGACTAATCTTCTTAAGCAAATCATTCTTTCAGCAACGTTAAGGTGAAAGAGCTAATTATGTGTGTCCATGGGTTAAATTTCTATAGTAGAAATGTTCTACTATGGAAAAGTCAGGCTAGCTATTAGAGTGTTTGTCTGGCAAacatcctttttatttcagtgggcATTTATGTGTAATTCATTCTCTTAATCCTAGCAGCTTTTTTGCAGGATTGTGTACATGAACAGTTGAATTCAGAGAGTTTTGTATGAGTGCAATACTCAGCTCCCTAAGTATAATCTATGTAAGCAAAACATCTGTGGCCCTGCATTTAGAGAAGATTATCACTGTGCACTGATCTGAGTTTAAGGAAAAGATTGATGTGTTAGTTATCTTCATCTTATTAAGCACTTCTATTGCTACCATCCTTTTCTGATAAGCCTTAAAACGCTTTGCTAATACTAATGAAGACAGGTCTCTGATTCTATTTCTAACAAAAGGGGTTTTAAATTCAATGGCCAGCTGATTTTTTCAGCAGAGATGATACGAAATTGGGCATTTGAAtgggaaaaatgcaaatgtgcTTAATCTGTGAAATCCTGTTACTTTTAATTCATTACAGATTTGACAAATACTGTCATCCTCAATGGGAATGTACAAATTTTCAGATCTTACAGAATGAGGTGGCTTAAAATTACATTCCTATCATAAAGGCAGTTCAGAAGCCAGATAGATGTGTGATTATTGGCCTAGCTCATTCATTAAAACTCCATTAACTCCTCTCTTAGTGCCAGTGCCTGTCAGCTGGTGATATGACCTCTTAAGCCCAGCTGATGAGCACaaacctttcctttctcttgcagAACTTCTGCCCATAGTAAAAGCTCAAGGGAACAAGCCTAGAAACTATTAacactttcctttctttcagtcCACAATCATGCCTTGCAGCCCACTGGTTCAGGCCTAGATTCCTTTTAGAGAAAATCAAACCAGAAAGTGAGCTCCAGCTGCATGCCATCATACTCTGCATCCAAATGGAGGAACAGGGATCCAAACGAGAGAGGCTGGTTATTAGGACTGCTTCAAGCCCTATGCATGGGTGTGTTGTGTTGTGTAGCCTTAGACAACGTTCAGCCCAAAGTAAAACCACTGAACTACACATCGTGTAAGTACAGGCACTTCAGTGCTCCAGTATGTTCATCTGTTTCTGTCACACCAAAAAGCTTGCTCATGTAGacattttcagatgtttgtACCATCTGAAGGTACATCATTCTGCTTAGCAGAAGTCAGAATCTTATATTATAGCACTTTAAATGGGTTTTCAGCTTATACACAGATGTTCCTACCTGCTTGGAACAGTAAGGTTTTTAATTAGCTTTAgaaatttctgatttaaaaaactGATTCTGTGTGTCTTCCAGAACGTTCCTGCATCTAAAAACACAGGACACCCACTACACCCGCTCCCATGCAAAAGGCACTTTGTCTTTTTACCTTCACATCTCTATTCATGTCTCTATTAAAATCATTAATATCTGTGTTGAGCTCATAAGCCAAATTTCAGAACTCTGCATAAAAAGAACTGTAATAATACATGGGCAAACCATTCACTTGTGAAAGCACAAAAATCCTTTAGGAATTTTTTATTGATattacatataaaatacatacaattAAGCTGGATTTGGATTTAGTGCTGTACAGCCGCAATGGTTTGGATCAAGACTCAGTCTTGTACTTCGCCTGCAACACTTCTATAAGTGGACATGTAGGAAAGAAAGTAAGGGAAGCATATATAGTATTTGTCCTCCAACTATTTTCAGTTCAGGTGATATCCTGAGCCTCAGTGGTCATAGTATTTAATAACTCTCAATGGATTTCTTTCCCAAGTATCTTTCATGTTCCTTTGAATCTGCACAACCTCTTCCTAGAGTTCTATGTTTGCTATTTGTTGTATGAAGATCcaccttttgtttgttttttttctttttaaactgccTCCTTTTGACTTCATTTGATGATCCTTGGCTCTTGTATTTCAATACAAGGGATAGTAAAGACTTAATCCCTATCCATGCTTTTGGTACCTGGCCGTTTGTACGCTTCCCATATGTATCTCCTAAATCAGTTGCTTACCACAGCTGAGCAGCTATGCAGTCTCTGCTCCTATAGAAGCTCTTCCATACTTATCATGCATGTCCTTCAGTGAGCTTTTCCTGGTTTTTAACATACCCTTTTGGAGATGAGGGATCTAGAACTGCACATAGCTCCACATTTACACCATGGATTTCTCCACTGACACAGTGATGTTTGTTTTGTCCTGTACCTCTCCTAATATGTGATTTCATTTTTGACACACCCTTCTTCCCGAAGCATTGAAGCAATGTATTCTTGGAACAGTATTGTAGGCCGAAGTTTCTACCCCAGAGTGATGATTTCACTCCAAAATCAGGTGAAAGCTCATTATTTTATGTGTGGAGCTGGGATTTCTTTTGTCTGTGAGTCACTTTGCATGTGTCTACACTCCAAATTTCATCTGCCATTGCATTCCCCTTTCATTAGCATCATAAggattttctgcagttcttcacactCTACTCTTCCTTATCTTTGTTACCCTGAGTAACTCAGTATCATCGCCAGTCTCAATCACCTCTGTGCTCCACCCCTTAATGCACACACTGAACTGCATTCCAGGGCCCTCCAGCTTATGCAGACTGTTTAAAGGTGCTTGGTGACAGACTTTGTCAAGTACCTTCTGGGTGCTCAAGTGTACCATCTCAACTGCAGCAGGCATTTCCATGCAGCTCAACTTGTCCACAGAACTCCGAGGAGGCTGTAAGGCAATGCTTTACAGAAGCCATGTCAGCTGTTCCCCAGTAGATCATAATTTTTCAAGTGCCTACTACTTCTATCCTGTAAAAGGTTTGCCCATTACAGTTCTCTGGCTTATAGGCTTGGACCTCCTCTCATTTTATATCCCCTTTATACAGTAAATAATTTACGGCTATATAATTAAATAGCTTAGATATCTACTGTATCATAGAATGATGGCAAAAAATGCATACTGTTTTTAGCAGTAATCTGAAATTGAGTTGGAGGTGTGAGAAATACACCGAAGAAGGCATGCCAGCTTAGAGATCTCTTTAGCTTTGTT
The Falco peregrinus isolate bFalPer1 chromosome 6, bFalPer1.pri, whole genome shotgun sequence genome window above contains:
- the PUS7L gene encoding pseudouridylate synthase PUS7L isoform X2 is translated as MLPSLSYLTGHAGFCDAKLENSTFSFEPDGNKEHRKVVHHFINRKFGRLVETKSFTVTDVDDKPNMSIMVRFREKSWSGKRSAGGFHEKQDLYTAFTLQKENLETLEAIGLLAAELGVLPSDFSYTGIKDKKAITYQPMVVKKVTPERLKEIGSKMEKKGMRIHNIHSACQHLRLGQLKGNHFDIVVRDLKHHSHDSSADLKERIAEAMENVETKGFVNYYGPQRFGQGQNVQTDQIGLALLNEKMVKAVKLFFTPEDTDDPVNNAKRYFLQTEDAKGTLVMLPEFKVREKMLLRALNRYGVNHEGCTKGWLNIPHSMRIFYVHAYCSKIWNEAASYRLKIYGSKVVEGDLVFSEEKDESVSLNDKVHVVTAAEESASKYSINQVVLPMVGHSIKYPSNKVGQWYHERLSKDELQMCKFRVAPLQLNIPGCYRPILKTVQNLSYFLEGGEKGIKIEGNHLHESKASLHISFDLDPSCYATVCLREIMKCNF
- the PUS7L gene encoding pseudouridylate synthase PUS7L isoform X3: MKNKIFIQKENLETLEAIGLLAAELGVLPSDFSYTGIKDKKAITYQPMVVKKVTPERLKEIGSKMEKKGMRIHNIHSACQHLRLGQLKGNHFDIVVRDLKHHSHDSSADLKERIAEAMENVETKGFVNYYGPQRFGQGQNVQTDQIGLALLNEKMVKAVKLFFTPEDTDDPVNNAKRYFLQTEDAKGTLVMLPEFKVREKMLLRALNRYGVNHEGCTKGWLNIPHSMRIFYVHAYCSKIWNEAASYRLKIYGSKVVEGDLVFSEEKDESVSLNDKVHVVTAAEESASKYSINQVVLPMVGHSIKYPSNKVGQWYHERLSKDELQMCKFRVAPLQLNIPGCYRPILKTVQNLSYFLEGGEKGIKIEGNHLHESKASLHISFDLDPSCYATVCLREIMKCNF